In the Clostridium gelidum genome, TTTGAAAAAATAGGAGAGTATCCTAAGGTTTCATATGAAGTTGAAGAAGACAGCTTAATTGTAGGACTTGTAGCTCAAAATTTTGGAATAGCAATTCTTCCTAAGATGTATTCTATTCAATACATAAATGTAAAAGCAATTCCAATAATTAAACCAGATTGGAAAAGTTATTTTTATATAGCCAGAATGAAAAATAGATACCACTCAAAAGCTTCGGACTCTTTCTTTAAGCATGTATGTGAGGAAGGACTATAATAATATTAAAAAAATCGTAATTTATACATGTACTATACCATAAAATTACAAAAAAATCAAGTATTGTATTATAATTGGCAACGTAGTTTAATGATTAAGAAAGTAAGAGAAAAAATGTATTTTATATTCTAATTTTTAGGAGGATAATAGTAAATGAAAATTGAAAATGGAATTTATATGCTTGAAATATTATCTGATACAATGGGAAAAACAACTATAATTTATCCAACATTGATTTTAAATAATGATTCATTAATTTTAATTGATACGGGTTTTCCTGGTCTGTTTAATCAAATTTATGAAGCAATTGAGAAAGAAGGACTGCAATTTAGCAAATTGAACACAATAATTTTTACTCATCAAGATATTGACCATATAGGAAATGTTTTAGAAATTTTAAATAAGGTACCTGAAAACATTAAAACTTTTTCTCATGAGGAAGAAAAAGCATATATAAATGGTGAAAAGTCTCCTGTTAAACTTGCTAAGCTTGAAAGTAACTTGGAAAATTTACCTGATAATATGAAAGTAGCATACAAGATGCTAAAAGCAGGTTTTCAAAATAATAAAGTAAATATAGATGAAACTTTGACCGATGGACAAGAACTACCTTATTGCGGTGGAATAACTGTTATTCATACACCAGGTCATACTCCTGGACATATCTGCTTATACTTTAAACATTGGAAGATATTAATTGCTGGAGATGTTTTTTGCGTTAATGATGGAATTCTTCTAAGAGGAAATCAAGATTATAATTTTGATACTGAACTAAGTGTGAAGTCTATACAAAAATTAATGAAATATGATATTGAAACAGTAATTTGTTATCATGGTGGAATATATAATCACAATGTAAATAAGCGTATATCAGAATTGGCAAATTGCTGAAAAATTATCACAAGATACGGTAAGTATATATAAGATATGTTTTAAATCTATGGTTAAGAGTTTACGTAAAGTAGGCTCTTATTTTATGGTAAAAGGTAAGCAAAAATAATTTTGAACAGGCAATTTTTCGCCTGTTGTAGTATATTTATATCCTATTGTTTGTAACCAGTTTGTCCACTTAGTGCCATCTGGATTTGTGTGATTAAAGAAGTTATTTTGTATCATATTGTTACTCTTATATCTTGCTACTTGTACTAATGTATTATCAATAGTAAGTGGTACAAGACCAGCTTCGGTTCTTTTTGCATTCATTAATTCAAGAATTTTTTGCTCAGGAGAGGATTGTACAGTTATTGGATGCTTTGTTGGTAAATTAGGTAACCCCTGTACATCAACTGAATTTGCACTTGTAGAAGCATTGCTTGTAACTTTGTTGCTTTCTATAGTATTTGTGCTTGGACAATGAAATAGGCACAAAATCTCTTTAGTGTGTTCTTGTATATTCTATTATTCGCCGTGATATCATTCAAAACCCTGCAGTGCAAAGGCTAGCCCCCTATAAATAATTACTCATGAATTTTAATATGATATAAATATTTAAAAAATTTAAGATTAAATTAATATTGGAGTGATTGTAAAATAATTCACAATGTGTATAATAAAGCTAAACAATATGAATTTTTTGAAGAAGTGGAGATGACTTTTAATGAAGAAATCTAAAATAAGGGTGATTATTGCAGCTGCATTAATCTGTTCAATATTCATTGGACAAGGAACCAGTGTTAAAGCAGCTGAGGTAGCTAATACAAATGTTACACAAGTTGCAAATTCTATAAGACTTCAAGATGATTTTTATAATGCAGTAAATAAAGAGTGGTTAAATACTGCGAAGATAGATGAGGGACAAGTATCTAATTCAGCAGGTATGGAAGTTTATAAGTCACTAACAGAACAAAAAAAGGAAATAATTGCCGGCTTAATAACAAATGAAAAAAGTTATTCTGATAATAGTGATGAAAAGAAGATAATTAATTTATATAAGAATACTTTAAATATGGAGGCTAGAAATAAGCAAGGAATAGAACCAATAAAGGAAATGATTGGGGAATTAAATAATATTAAGTCTGTAAAAGATATTTCAAATTTAAAGATAGATTCAAAAGTAGGTAGTCCTTTGCTGACATTTAATTGTTTCGCAGACCTTAAGGATGCAAATAAGAAAGCTCTTTATATTGGACCAGCATCCCTTAGTTTAGGTGATTCAGATGAATATGTTAAGCCAACAGAAAATAGCAAAAGAATAAAAGGGTTAGCAGAAAATTATTATACTAAAATTTTAACTTTAAGTGGTTATACTGAGGAACAGGCAAAAGCAAAAATAGATAATTTATTTAAAGTTGAGAATATGCTGGCAACATCAATAACAGGTAAAGAAGAAGTATCAAAAGATGATAATGCTATAGATAAGCAATATAATGTTTATACTTTAGATCAGCTTGATGCTTTAGCACCAAATTTAAATATTAAAACTATTATGAAAAACTTTAAATTAGATAATGCTAATAAAATAGTATTAACAGAGCCAAAATGGTTTAAAGCTTTAAATGATATATATACAGAAGAAAATTTACCAATGATTAAAGATTATATTGAAGTTGAAAATATAAAAAGCACAGCTCCATATTTAGGCGAAGCTTTTGAAAAGGCAGTAACTGAATACCAAAATGCATATTTAGGATCAAAAGGAGACATTTCTAAAGAGGAAAAAGCTATTGATATGGTTAATTCTGCTTTAGCAAATCCTTTTGGAAAAATATATATTCAAAAATATTTCTCTGATAAAGTTAAAAATGATGTTAAAGATATGACTAATCAAGTTATAGAGACTTATAAGAATAGGATTAAAAATTTGGACTGGATGAGTGATACAACTAAGGCAAAAGCAATTGAAAAATTAAATAAACTTAATGTTCAAATTGCATATCCAGATAAATGGGAGGATTACTCAAAATTACAAATTAGATCTTATGAAGATGGTGGTTCTCTTTGGGAGAATGTTGAAAATTTAAGTAAGTTTGCTTATGAAAAAGAAATAAGTGAGTTAAATAATCCAGTAGATAAGACAAAATTTGCAATGTCACCACAAACAATTGACGCTTGTTATAGTCCAACAACAAATACAATAACAATTCCGGCAGGAATTCTTCAAGCACCATTTTATGATGCTAATGCCAGTAAAGAAAAGAATTTAGGTGGGATTGGAACTGTTATAGGACATGAAATAAGTCACGCATTTGATAATACAGGTGCTAAATTTGATGCTGATGGTAATTTAAATAATTGGTGGACACAAGAAGATTATAGTAAATTCCAAGAAAAAACAAAGAAAGTAAGGGAGTTTTATAGTCAAGTGAAAGTAGCTGATGGTAAGAAGGTTAATGGAGATCTTACTGTAGGTGAAAATATAGCTGATATTGGAGGTATGGCTTGTGCATTAGATATTTTAAGTAAAAAGTCTAATCCAGATTATAAAGCATTCTTTGAAAGTAATGCAACTATATGGCGTGATATTAGTACAAAGGAATATGCAGATTACGCACTTCAATATGATGTACATTCACCTAAAAAAGTAAGAAATAATATAGTTTCATCACAATTTGATAAATTCTATGAAACTTATGGAATTAAAGACGGAGATAAAATGTATGTTAAGCCAGAGGATAGATTGAAAATCTGGTAATGAAATAAATAAAAGAGCAACAGATACAAAACAAAATGTACTAGTTTCTAAAGAAAAATCTAACGAAATATTTATAATTACAAAAGCAAATTTAGAAAAGGCTATAGAATCATCAAAGATTGTAGATAAGATAAGTATACTTTCAGAATCTATAATGGAGATAACTTCACAAACTAATCTTCTTGTTTTAAATGCTGCAATTGAAGCTGCAAGAGCTGGAGAAGCAGGAAAAGGATTTTCAGTTGTAGCTGAAGAGATAAGAAAACTTGCAG is a window encoding:
- a CDS encoding M13 family metallopeptidase; the encoded protein is MKKSKIRVIIAAALICSIFIGQGTSVKAAEVANTNVTQVANSIRLQDDFYNAVNKEWLNTAKIDEGQVSNSAGMEVYKSLTEQKKEIIAGLITNEKSYSDNSDEKKIINLYKNTLNMEARNKQGIEPIKEMIGELNNIKSVKDISNLKIDSKVGSPLLTFNCFADLKDANKKALYIGPASLSLGDSDEYVKPTENSKRIKGLAENYYTKILTLSGYTEEQAKAKIDNLFKVENMLATSITGKEEVSKDDNAIDKQYNVYTLDQLDALAPNLNIKTIMKNFKLDNANKIVLTEPKWFKALNDIYTEENLPMIKDYIEVENIKSTAPYLGEAFEKAVTEYQNAYLGSKGDISKEEKAIDMVNSALANPFGKIYIQKYFSDKVKNDVKDMTNQVIETYKNRIKNLDWMSDTTKAKAIEKLNKLNVQIAYPDKWEDYSKLQIRSYEDGGSLWENVENLSKFAYEKEISELNNPVDKTKFAMSPQTIDACYSPTTNTITIPAGILQAPFYDANASKEKNLGGIGTVIGHEISHAFDNTGAKFDADGNLNNWWTQEDYSKFQEKTKKVREFYSQVKVADGKKVNGDLTVGENIADIGGMACALDILSKKSNPDYKAFFESNATIWRDISTKEYADYALQYDVHSPKKVRNNIVSSQFDKFYETYGIKDGDKMYVKPEDRLKIW
- a CDS encoding MBL fold metallo-hydrolase; the protein is MKIENGIYMLEILSDTMGKTTIIYPTLILNNDSLILIDTGFPGLFNQIYEAIEKEGLQFSKLNTIIFTHQDIDHIGNVLEILNKVPENIKTFSHEEEKAYINGEKSPVKLAKLESNLENLPDNMKVAYKMLKAGFQNNKVNIDETLTDGQELPYCGGITVIHTPGHTPGHICLYFKHWKILIAGDVFCVNDGILLRGNQDYNFDTELSVKSIQKLMKYDIETVICYHGGIYNHNVNKRISELANC